A DNA window from Streptomyces canus contains the following coding sequences:
- a CDS encoding class I SAM-dependent methyltransferase produces the protein MRINTSYEGALGDYFADNATDGPYNAHTDRPAMFALAGDVTGQRVLDIGCGAGHYITELRARGAAEVVGVEGSATLLGHARDRIGDDDAVTLHHHDLEEPLDFLPADSFDLVVVALVHHHLEARRQLLAELHRVLRPGGTLLVSTVHPTADWVWHGGSYFDEGRVETRFGDSGTTNSHRRMTMQTFLGELLDAGFVLERFVEPRATEAARQVDEVRYLKTLQTPFFVAVRMRKN, from the coding sequence ATGCGCATCAACACCTCCTACGAGGGGGCCCTCGGCGACTACTTCGCCGACAACGCGACCGACGGCCCCTACAACGCCCACACCGACCGGCCCGCCATGTTCGCCCTGGCCGGTGACGTCACCGGGCAGCGCGTCCTGGACATCGGCTGCGGCGCCGGACACTACATAACGGAACTGCGGGCACGCGGCGCGGCCGAGGTGGTCGGCGTCGAGGGCAGCGCGACGCTGCTGGGCCATGCCCGCGACCGCATCGGCGACGACGACGCCGTCACGCTGCACCACCACGACCTGGAGGAACCGCTCGACTTCCTGCCGGCCGACTCGTTCGACCTGGTGGTCGTGGCCCTGGTGCACCATCACCTGGAGGCCCGTCGGCAACTGCTGGCCGAACTGCACCGCGTGCTGCGTCCCGGCGGGACCCTGCTGGTCTCGACGGTCCACCCGACCGCCGACTGGGTCTGGCACGGCGGCTCCTACTTCGACGAGGGCCGTGTCGAGACGCGTTTCGGGGACAGCGGCACCACCAACTCGCACCGCCGTATGACCATGCAGACCTTTCTGGGCGAACTCCTCGACGCCGGCTTCGTGTTGGAGCGATTCGTGGAGCCACGGGCCACGGAGGCCGCCCGCCAGGTCGACGAGGTCCGCTACCTCAAGACTCTTCAAACGCCGTTCTTCGTCGCCGTCCGCATGCGGAAGAACTAG
- a CDS encoding SseB family protein: MDTPANDNTVTPAQRALDALTQNTEDATALDTLATSDVLIPVPDDAADEDTTVALPVLEQQDGAPVVPVFTSETEMAELLPFVSRYRLVPLGALAAQWPDGDLSLSIDASSTHPLTLTSEGVRTLLARP; the protein is encoded by the coding sequence ATGGACACACCCGCCAATGACAACACCGTCACACCGGCTCAGCGGGCGCTGGACGCGCTGACGCAGAACACCGAGGACGCGACGGCGCTGGACACGCTCGCCACCAGTGACGTGCTCATTCCGGTGCCCGACGACGCCGCGGACGAGGACACCACCGTGGCGCTGCCCGTGCTGGAACAGCAGGACGGCGCTCCCGTGGTGCCCGTGTTCACCTCGGAGACGGAGATGGCCGAACTGCTTCCGTTCGTGTCCCGCTACCGTCTGGTGCCGCTGGGCGCGCTCGCAGCGCAGTGGCCGGACGGCGATCTGTCGCTCTCGATCGACGCCAGCTCCACGCACCCGCTGACGCTCACGTCCGAGGGCGTGCGCACACTGCTGGCTCGGCCCTAG
- a CDS encoding helix-turn-helix domain-containing protein, translating to MAQPPADDLAAPGRPATLTPREREAVSLVSTGLSHDDSAERLFVTPVTVKTAVNRAMPNSAPATAPNSSSSPTRPAWSAPESGRGDRPARSHTFTTPYSSSVRDTHGHRGKAGEAT from the coding sequence ATGGCCCAGCCCCCCGCGGACGACCTCGCCGCCCCCGGCCGCCCGGCCACGCTGACACCCCGGGAACGCGAAGCGGTGTCCCTGGTGTCCACCGGCCTGTCCCACGACGACAGCGCCGAACGCCTCTTCGTCACCCCCGTCACCGTCAAGACCGCCGTCAACCGGGCCATGCCGAACTCGGCACCCGCGACCGCGCCCAACTCGTCGTCATCGCCTACGAGACCGGCCTGGTCCGCGCCGGAGAGCGGCAGGGGTGATCGCCCCGCCCGTTCGCACACGTTCACCACGCCCTACTCTTCCTCTGTTCGAGACACCCACGGACACAGGGGCAAGGCGGGGGAAGCAACATGA
- a CDS encoding AraC family transcriptional regulator has translation MGEDRAAKFHSYTTNSLEEAHDAIAAHYYDLRLEVVGQATEFETRLSVVDLGALTVGDVRFGTEMRMSFGEPGVYHVAVPFGGCFSVQEGHGVTGFATERRALVFDPARDIHVDAWSADCQALTVKIDKAAVLRQLEVLLGRSVRRPPRFGPYMDVSRGPGQSWMRLAMWNLLERNVPLGLLSHPMIRGRLEQTLLEGMLLATDHAFRDALEAPPPPMRPASVKRVMDAVQELPAEPYDANRLGAIAQVSLRTLQEAFRSNVGMSPMAYVHEVRLQRVHRQLRAAAPGTTTVTAVAHAWGFVHLGRFARRYRERYGESPSQTLRAA, from the coding sequence GTGGGAGAGGACCGGGCCGCCAAGTTCCACAGCTACACGACGAACTCCCTGGAGGAGGCGCACGACGCGATCGCGGCCCACTACTACGACCTGCGTCTCGAAGTCGTCGGCCAGGCCACGGAGTTCGAGACCAGGCTCAGTGTCGTCGACCTCGGCGCGCTGACTGTGGGCGACGTCCGCTTCGGCACCGAGATGCGGATGAGTTTCGGCGAGCCGGGCGTGTACCACGTCGCCGTGCCCTTCGGCGGCTGCTTCAGCGTCCAGGAGGGGCACGGGGTCACGGGTTTCGCGACCGAGCGGCGGGCGCTGGTCTTCGATCCGGCGCGGGACATCCACGTCGACGCCTGGTCCGCCGACTGCCAGGCACTCACCGTCAAGATCGACAAGGCGGCCGTGCTCAGGCAGCTGGAGGTGCTGCTGGGCCGGTCGGTGCGGCGCCCGCCGCGCTTCGGGCCGTACATGGACGTCTCGCGGGGGCCGGGCCAGAGCTGGATGCGTCTGGCGATGTGGAACCTGCTCGAGCGGAACGTCCCGCTCGGACTGCTGAGCCATCCGATGATCCGCGGCCGTCTCGAACAGACCCTCCTGGAGGGGATGCTGCTGGCCACCGACCACGCCTTCCGCGACGCGTTGGAGGCCCCTCCCCCACCGATGCGTCCGGCGTCGGTGAAGCGGGTCATGGACGCCGTACAGGAGCTGCCCGCCGAGCCGTACGACGCGAACCGGCTCGGGGCCATCGCCCAGGTCAGTCTGCGCACACTGCAGGAAGCTTTCCGCAGCAATGTCGGCATGTCGCCCATGGCATACGTCCATGAGGTGCGGCTCCAGCGTGTGCACCGGCAGCTGCGGGCGGCGGCACCGGGCACGACGACCGTGACGGCAGTGGCTCACGCGTGGGGGTTCGTCCATCTGGGCCGCTTCGCGCGGCGATACCGGGAGCGCTACGGGGAGTCACCCTCGCAGACACTGCGCGCCGCGTGA
- a CDS encoding cysteine hydrolase family protein yields the protein MTTGLLAVIDMQRVFAEPGSPWATPRFAEAAAGVRRLLPAFAERVTFTRFVAPGEPTGAWRAYYAQWPFALQPPDAPLWRLTDEFADRAPHIMDATTFGKWTPELAERVGPEARLVLAGVSTDCCVLSTALAAADAGVETLVVSDACAGADDDSHAKALDVMELYGPLIQVVTVDQLIGT from the coding sequence ATGACGACCGGGCTGCTCGCCGTCATCGACATGCAGCGCGTCTTCGCCGAACCCGGCAGTCCCTGGGCCACCCCGCGTTTCGCCGAGGCGGCGGCAGGCGTACGGCGGCTGCTGCCGGCCTTCGCCGAACGGGTCACGTTCACCCGCTTCGTCGCCCCCGGCGAACCCACCGGCGCCTGGCGGGCCTACTACGCGCAGTGGCCCTTCGCCCTCCAGCCACCGGACGCCCCGCTGTGGCGGCTCACCGACGAGTTCGCCGACCGGGCACCGCACATCATGGACGCCACCACCTTCGGCAAGTGGACCCCCGAACTCGCCGAGCGTGTCGGCCCCGAGGCCCGCCTGGTCCTGGCCGGTGTCAGCACCGACTGCTGCGTCCTGTCCACGGCCCTCGCCGCCGCCGACGCGGGCGTCGAGACCCTGGTGGTGTCCGACGCCTGCGCCGGGGCCGACGACGACTCCCATGCCAAGGCGCTGGACGTGATGGAGCTGTACGGGCCGTTGATCCAGGTCGTCACCGTGGATCAACTGATCGGAACCTGA
- a CDS encoding acyl-CoA dehydrogenase family protein, with translation MTAAPETGLTEREIIERAAALRPALLARQAETERLTHYPEDTHDDFLRAGFYRILQPRRYGGHEFGLPVFYRVVVEIARGCPSTGWALSLTAAHVLQACTVFDEKAQDELFGTDGDFRAASTVAPVGIAHPDGLDHVILDGTWPYSSGAPYSTHYLGQTLRPGSPPGPPVLFVAPRSAWTVLDDWRGALGLRGTGSNSIRMEQARIPAHFTRETSLLDLPVQGGSVGSKLHGNPMYAGRAPSFFHGELAAVMIGTAYAAADEYARIVAARPLLLEPDRTRADLHDYQRHLGEALGVIHLAEAALRQTAEDWMETCRRNVSGEAPFTVVEDNRLALTFLNAGRMAWDVLQGILFRTAGSRHARDGERMQRYFRDAATYWTHVGPSMYEPLLRRVGCDALGLPSEHIALIP, from the coding sequence GTGACCGCCGCACCCGAGACCGGCCTCACCGAGCGGGAGATCATCGAACGGGCCGCGGCCCTCAGGCCCGCGCTGCTCGCACGCCAGGCGGAGACCGAACGGCTCACGCACTACCCCGAAGACACCCACGACGACTTCCTGAGGGCCGGCTTCTACCGGATCCTGCAGCCGCGCCGCTACGGCGGCCACGAGTTCGGCCTGCCCGTGTTCTACCGTGTGGTCGTCGAGATCGCCCGCGGCTGCCCCTCCACCGGCTGGGCCCTGTCCCTGACCGCCGCCCATGTCCTCCAGGCCTGCACGGTCTTCGACGAGAAGGCCCAGGACGAACTCTTCGGCACCGATGGCGACTTCCGGGCCGCCTCCACCGTCGCGCCGGTGGGCATCGCCCACCCCGACGGCCTCGATCACGTGATCCTCGACGGCACCTGGCCCTACTCCTCGGGCGCCCCCTACTCCACGCACTACCTCGGCCAGACCCTGCGCCCGGGCAGCCCACCTGGCCCACCCGTGCTGTTCGTCGCCCCGCGCTCGGCGTGGACGGTCCTCGACGACTGGCGGGGCGCCCTCGGCCTGCGCGGCACCGGATCCAACAGCATCCGCATGGAGCAGGCGCGTATCCCCGCGCACTTCACACGCGAGACGAGCCTGCTGGACCTGCCGGTGCAGGGCGGCAGCGTCGGCTCCAAGCTGCACGGCAACCCGATGTACGCGGGACGCGCGCCCAGCTTCTTCCACGGCGAGCTGGCCGCCGTCATGATCGGCACCGCGTACGCCGCCGCCGACGAGTACGCCCGGATCGTCGCCGCCCGCCCCCTGCTCCTGGAGCCCGACCGCACTCGTGCCGACCTGCACGACTACCAGCGACACCTCGGCGAGGCCCTCGGCGTGATCCACCTGGCCGAGGCGGCTCTCAGGCAGACCGCCGAGGACTGGATGGAGACCTGCCGCCGCAACGTCAGCGGTGAGGCACCCTTCACCGTGGTCGAGGACAACCGGCTCGCGCTCACGTTCCTGAACGCGGGGCGTATGGCCTGGGACGTCCTCCAGGGCATCCTGTTCCGCACGGCGGGCTCCCGCCACGCGCGCGACGGCGAACGGATGCAGCGCTACTTCCGGGACGCGGCCACGTACTGGACCCATGTGGGACCCAGCATGTACGAGCCTCTCCTGCGGCGGGTCGGATGCGACGCCCTCGGTCTGCCGTCGGAGCACATCGCGCTGATTCCCTGA
- a CDS encoding aldo/keto reductase family protein produces the protein MRYRTLGSSDLNVSEISLGSWLTYSGGVEADATRACTEAAFDAGINFFDTANAYGRGAAETAWGEILSAHPRDSYILATKVYFPMSDEPADRGLSPAHIARQIDASLTRLRTDHVDLYQAHRFDSGVPIEDTVEAFQKVVEQGKARYIGFSEWTPEQIRAAIDLAGPDLFVSSQPQYSMLWQAPEAEVFGLCAANGISQIVWSPLAQGVLTGKYKPGQPVPEGSRFASADMAVSQDLVYSDAILEAVQRLVPIAEEAGMSMATLALAWVLRRGEVASAITGASRPDQVHANAAASGVELSDDLLTAVDEALGDVPVTEPTLAPGAEPGIKHR, from the coding sequence ATGCGGTACCGCACACTCGGCAGCTCGGACCTGAACGTCTCGGAGATCTCGCTCGGGTCGTGGCTCACCTATTCCGGCGGCGTCGAGGCGGACGCGACCCGGGCCTGCACCGAGGCGGCCTTCGACGCGGGCATCAACTTCTTCGACACCGCCAACGCCTACGGGCGGGGAGCCGCCGAGACGGCCTGGGGAGAGATCCTGTCCGCCCACCCCCGTGACTCCTACATCCTGGCCACCAAGGTCTATTTCCCGATGTCGGACGAGCCGGCCGACCGTGGACTGTCACCCGCCCACATCGCCCGGCAGATCGACGCTTCCCTCACCCGCCTCAGGACCGACCATGTCGACCTGTACCAGGCGCACCGCTTCGACTCCGGCGTGCCGATCGAGGACACCGTCGAGGCGTTCCAGAAGGTCGTCGAGCAGGGCAAGGCCCGCTACATCGGCTTCAGCGAGTGGACCCCCGAACAGATCCGGGCCGCGATCGACCTCGCCGGACCCGATCTGTTCGTCTCCTCCCAGCCGCAGTACTCCATGCTCTGGCAGGCCCCCGAGGCCGAGGTGTTCGGCCTGTGCGCCGCCAACGGCATCTCCCAGATCGTCTGGTCCCCCCTCGCCCAGGGCGTCCTGACCGGCAAGTACAAGCCCGGGCAGCCCGTCCCCGAAGGAAGCCGGTTCGCCTCCGCGGACATGGCTGTCTCCCAGGACCTCGTCTACAGCGACGCCATCCTCGAAGCGGTCCAGCGCCTCGTCCCGATCGCGGAGGAGGCGGGGATGAGCATGGCCACCCTGGCGCTCGCGTGGGTCCTGCGCCGCGGCGAGGTCGCCTCCGCGATCACCGGTGCCTCCCGCCCCGACCAGGTCCACGCCAACGCCGCCGCCTCCGGCGTGGAACTGTCCGACGACCTGCTGACCGCCGTCGACGAGGCCCTCGGTGACGTCCCCGTCACCGAACCCACCCTCGCCCCCGGCGCCGAGCCGGGCATCAAGCACCGCTGA
- a CDS encoding purine-cytosine permease family protein: MTDSSGSPDSRSTARQLQVETHGLDVIGDAERKGTPRTLFWPWFGANVSILGLSYGSFALGFGISFWQALVAGVIGIVFSFLLCGFVAVAGKRGSAPTMVLGRAAYGVRGNRLPSVVSWVLTVGWETVLCSLATLATATVFGRLGWGGGTETQVIALIVVAGLTVVGGVMGFDLIMRLQTVITVVTGVLTVVYVGLVADHIHWSTVSALPAGSGQEFIGALVFMMTGFGLGWVNAAADYSRYLPRTSSSRGVVGWTTFGASVAPLLLLVFGLLLAGSSTTLNQAVAADPIGALTTILPTWFLVPFAVVAVLGLVGGAVLDIYSSGLALLSAGLSIPRPLAALVDGVLMIAGSLYIVFFADDFLGQFMGFLTTLGVPIAAWCGIMLADLSLRRRDYDEADLYRPSGRYGDVPPTPLILTVLATALGWGLVTNSAASWLDWQGYLLDPFGLGGKSGAWAYANLGVLAALALGFLGTLAFGRGRVRAQEGVV; the protein is encoded by the coding sequence ATGACAGACTCCTCGGGATCCCCCGACAGCAGATCCACCGCCCGGCAGCTCCAGGTGGAGACCCACGGGCTGGACGTGATCGGCGACGCCGAACGCAAGGGCACCCCGCGGACGCTGTTCTGGCCGTGGTTCGGCGCCAACGTGTCCATTCTCGGCCTGAGTTACGGCTCGTTCGCGCTGGGCTTCGGGATCTCCTTCTGGCAGGCGCTGGTGGCCGGCGTGATCGGGATCGTCTTCTCGTTCCTGCTGTGCGGCTTCGTCGCGGTTGCCGGCAAGCGGGGCTCCGCGCCGACGATGGTGCTCGGCCGCGCCGCCTACGGGGTGCGCGGCAACCGCCTTCCGTCGGTGGTCTCCTGGGTGCTCACCGTCGGCTGGGAGACCGTGCTGTGCTCCCTCGCCACCCTGGCCACCGCGACCGTCTTCGGACGGCTCGGCTGGGGCGGCGGCACCGAGACTCAGGTGATCGCCCTGATCGTGGTCGCGGGGCTCACCGTCGTCGGTGGGGTGATGGGCTTCGACCTGATCATGCGGCTCCAGACCGTGATCACCGTGGTGACGGGCGTACTGACCGTCGTCTACGTCGGGCTGGTCGCCGACCACATCCACTGGAGCACCGTCAGCGCCCTCCCGGCGGGCTCCGGCCAGGAGTTCATCGGCGCGCTGGTCTTCATGATGACCGGCTTCGGTCTCGGCTGGGTCAACGCCGCCGCCGACTACTCCCGCTATCTGCCCCGCACTTCGTCGAGCCGGGGCGTGGTCGGCTGGACCACCTTCGGCGCCTCCGTGGCCCCGCTGCTCCTGCTGGTCTTCGGACTGCTGCTGGCCGGCTCGTCCACCACGCTCAACCAGGCCGTCGCCGCCGACCCGATCGGCGCGCTCACCACCATCCTGCCCACCTGGTTCCTGGTGCCCTTCGCCGTCGTCGCGGTTCTCGGCCTGGTCGGCGGCGCGGTCCTCGACATCTACTCCTCGGGTCTCGCCCTGCTCTCGGCGGGCCTCAGCATCCCGCGCCCGCTGGCGGCACTCGTCGACGGCGTCCTGATGATCGCGGGCTCCCTTTACATCGTGTTCTTCGCCGACGACTTCCTCGGCCAGTTCATGGGCTTCCTCACCACCCTCGGCGTCCCCATCGCCGCCTGGTGCGGCATCATGCTCGCCGACCTCTCCCTACGCCGCCGGGACTACGACGAGGCCGACCTCTACCGGCCGAGCGGCCGCTACGGCGACGTGCCGCCCACCCCGCTGATCCTGACGGTTCTCGCCACCGCCCTCGGCTGGGGTCTGGTCACCAACTCGGCCGCCAGCTGGCTGGACTGGCAGGGCTATCTCCTCGACCCCTTCGGCCTCGGCGGCAAGTCCGGCGCCTGGGCCTACGCCAACCTCGGGGTGCTGGCCGCCCTGGCGCTCGGCTTCCTCGGCACACTGGCCTTCGGCCGGGGGCGGGTCCGCGCGCAGGAGGGCGTCGTATGA
- a CDS encoding cytidine deaminase family protein has product MTTQTHPVDHELVQAAAHVARTRCRGDNHTMAAAARARDGRIITAVNAYHFTGGPCAELVLIGAAAAQGAYELKTIVAVGDRDRGVVPPCGRCRQVLLDYFPDLEVIVGEEARTRTVRITDLLPESYVWADHQLDAE; this is encoded by the coding sequence TTGACCACGCAGACCCACCCCGTCGATCACGAACTCGTCCAGGCGGCAGCGCACGTCGCTCGCACACGTTGCCGAGGCGACAACCACACCATGGCAGCCGCGGCCCGTGCCCGGGACGGGCGGATCATCACCGCCGTGAACGCCTACCACTTCACGGGAGGCCCCTGCGCCGAACTGGTCCTCATCGGCGCGGCGGCCGCCCAGGGCGCCTACGAACTGAAGACGATCGTCGCCGTGGGGGACCGCGACCGAGGGGTCGTTCCGCCGTGCGGCCGGTGCCGACAGGTCCTCCTCGACTACTTCCCCGACCTCGAGGTCATCGTCGGCGAAGAGGCCCGCACCCGGACCGTGCGCATCACCGACCTGCTGCCCGAGAGCTACGTCTGGGCCGACCACCAGCTCGACGCCGAGTGA
- a CDS encoding acyl-CoA dehydrogenase family protein → MTGRIAELAAEYDRTAAFPAESLRIAHEAGLLTATIGEQYGGGGAGVEESARILHSLGRADPSVALIAAMTLTNHARQAVQPHWPEELYARVVKESFERPVLLNHARVEPDLGSPARGGLPATRARRTAHGWAISGTKRFVTGAEGLDWFLVWATTDEDEPRVGTFPVSGDSPGIEITGRWDQLGLRASGSHDVTFRDVEVPHGQVIGLAPHGPAAEQDNRAGAALHLPLAALYLGVARAAQAFFHTFAHARVPANLGHPVARTERFRRTAGEIEVLLAAAEQLVFDGAAKLDTGDRSYPPEQALGARVLADRHGVRAVELAVRLLGNPGLSRGNPLERHFRDIQCAPVHAPQEDISLLAIGTKALNP, encoded by the coding sequence GTGACCGGGCGCATCGCGGAACTGGCCGCGGAGTACGACCGCACGGCCGCCTTTCCGGCCGAGTCCCTGCGCATCGCCCACGAAGCGGGCCTGCTCACCGCCACCATCGGCGAGCAGTACGGCGGCGGGGGCGCGGGGGTCGAGGAGAGCGCCCGCATCCTGCACTCCCTGGGCCGGGCCGACCCGTCCGTCGCCCTGATCGCGGCGATGACGCTCACCAACCACGCCCGTCAGGCCGTACAGCCGCACTGGCCCGAGGAGTTGTACGCGCGCGTGGTGAAGGAGTCCTTCGAGCGTCCCGTGCTGCTCAACCACGCGCGCGTGGAGCCCGATCTGGGGTCCCCCGCGCGGGGCGGGCTGCCCGCGACCCGCGCCAGGCGTACGGCGCACGGATGGGCGATCAGTGGCACCAAGCGGTTCGTGACGGGGGCCGAGGGGCTCGACTGGTTCCTGGTGTGGGCGACCACCGACGAGGACGAGCCGCGCGTGGGCACCTTTCCGGTGTCCGGCGACTCGCCCGGAATCGAGATCACCGGCCGCTGGGACCAGTTGGGGCTGCGGGCCAGCGGCAGCCACGACGTGACCTTCCGGGACGTGGAGGTGCCGCACGGGCAGGTGATCGGGCTCGCGCCGCACGGTCCTGCCGCCGAGCAGGACAACCGGGCCGGTGCCGCCCTCCACCTCCCCCTCGCCGCCCTCTACTTGGGGGTCGCCCGGGCCGCCCAGGCGTTCTTCCACACCTTCGCCCACGCGCGCGTGCCCGCCAACCTCGGTCACCCGGTGGCCCGTACGGAACGCTTCCGCCGTACGGCCGGGGAGATCGAGGTGCTGCTGGCCGCCGCCGAGCAACTGGTGTTCGACGGTGCCGCGAAACTGGACACCGGCGACAGGTCGTATCCGCCGGAACAGGCCCTGGGTGCCCGCGTGTTGGCGGACCGGCACGGTGTGCGGGCCGTGGAGCTGGCGGTACGGCTGCTGGGTAATCCGGGGCTGTCCCGTGGCAATCCTCTGGAACGGCACTTCCGGGACATCCAGTGCGCGCCGGTGCACGCGCCCCAGGAGGACATCTCCCTGCTCGCGATCGGAACGAAGGCGCTGAACCCATGA
- a CDS encoding FAD-binding oxidoreductase — MTATQDTTVSARFLGLLARDLPPDRLSTDPGVLAAHATDRSGTRPAGEPLAVVHARRTEDVTVTLRHAHELRVPVVPRGAGTGLSGGATADEGALVLDLSGMNRIRELSADDQLTVVEPGVITAELDRAAGAHGLRYAPDPASAALSTIGGNIATNAGGLRCAKYGVTRDSVLGLEAVLADGTVIGTGRRTVKGVTGYDLTALLTGSEGTLAVITSATLRLRPVPVATATLAAYFPSFEAAAEASYAIARAGVEPALAELVDGPVLHAIDPALRERGAALLVVQCDGAGAAAEAAAVARLLGPLASTVETTEDPAEAEALLAARRLALPALERLGRPLIEDIAVPRSRLARAVREIRAISARHDVPVFTIAHAADGNLHPIIVVDPDLDRLPEAVWEAAGEIFALALRLGGTLTGEHGVGVLKRQWVAEELGPAAHALQRRIKEVFDPRGILNPGKAL, encoded by the coding sequence ATGACGGCAACGCAGGACACCACCGTGTCGGCGCGCTTCCTGGGGCTGCTGGCCCGCGATCTGCCGCCCGACAGGCTGAGCACGGACCCTGGCGTGCTCGCCGCCCACGCCACCGACCGCTCGGGCACCCGGCCCGCTGGCGAGCCGCTGGCCGTGGTGCATGCCCGGCGCACGGAGGACGTGACCGTCACGCTGCGGCACGCCCACGAGCTGCGCGTCCCGGTCGTCCCCCGCGGCGCGGGCACCGGCCTGTCGGGCGGGGCGACGGCGGACGAGGGCGCCCTGGTGCTGGACCTTTCCGGGATGAACCGCATCCGCGAGCTCTCGGCCGACGACCAGCTCACCGTCGTCGAACCAGGCGTCATCACCGCCGAGTTGGACCGGGCGGCGGGCGCGCACGGACTGCGGTACGCGCCCGATCCGGCGAGTGCGGCCCTGTCGACGATCGGCGGGAACATCGCGACCAACGCGGGCGGCCTGCGGTGCGCGAAGTACGGGGTGACCCGGGACAGCGTGCTCGGTCTGGAGGCCGTCCTGGCCGACGGGACGGTGATCGGCACCGGCCGTCGTACGGTCAAGGGGGTCACCGGCTATGACCTCACCGCGCTGCTGACCGGCTCGGAGGGCACCCTCGCGGTGATCACCTCGGCGACGCTTCGACTCAGGCCGGTTCCCGTGGCGACGGCCACCCTCGCCGCGTACTTCCCGTCCTTCGAGGCGGCGGCCGAGGCGTCGTACGCGATCGCCCGGGCCGGCGTCGAGCCCGCGCTGGCGGAGCTCGTCGACGGGCCCGTGCTGCACGCCATCGACCCGGCGCTGCGGGAGCGGGGGGCCGCGCTGCTGGTGGTGCAGTGCGACGGGGCGGGTGCGGCGGCCGAGGCGGCAGCCGTCGCCCGGCTGCTCGGACCCCTGGCCTCGACGGTGGAGACGACGGAGGATCCCGCCGAGGCAGAGGCGCTGCTGGCGGCCCGCCGGCTGGCGCTGCCCGCGCTGGAGCGGCTGGGCCGACCGCTGATCGAGGACATCGCGGTGCCGCGCTCCCGGCTCGCTCGGGCCGTGCGGGAGATCCGGGCGATCTCGGCCCGGCACGACGTTCCCGTGTTCACCATCGCGCACGCGGCGGACGGGAACCTGCACCCGATCATCGTCGTCGACCCCGACCTGGACCGGCTGCCGGAAGCCGTGTGGGAGGCGGCCGGAGAGATCTTCGCGCTGGCGCTCAGGCTCGGGGGCACGCTCACCGGCGAACACGGGGTGGGGGTGCTCAAGCGGCAGTGGGTGGCCGAGGAACTCGGGCCCGCCGCACACGCGTTGCAGCGCCGGATCAAGGAGGTGTTCGATCCGCGGGGCATTCTCAACCCCGGAAAGGCGCTGTGA